The Plasmodium vinckei vinckei genome assembly, chromosome: PVVCY_14 genome window below encodes:
- a CDS encoding phospholipase, putative, protein MNSPTLKIKYNDNNYGNDNDDDNNIRNKSKNKNFFFPKDKNHVNRKISKDKNCNNINFYEEEPYLDDKINDVDYIILIIHGIGSNEDLIINQCEDLKNCFKIVKKMWFFDHPFNIHFHIFNWKKYIIDAQIHVFNRININTMAETRKIVNLSAGDIICFLHPRYGDYIMLNLYNDINKTLESLKNDESGRFKHSKICLLGYSLGSAMAYEILHNIKVRISDNNLKYELKSKIDYLFMLGSPLSALLSLYKPEYINDGLKLISGLKFYNIFHGFDPVAFRIEPLIYPKVNNISDPVLINYWRNNGARYWFEWDKNMQNAKIAIVQNLNDITSAITNGFYKFLWKSEPNTEEQGTLNKNLCYNKCESKDINMFLLKVKENQRKIETNKHKKKKKKKNSENNLSKNDKKICDEINNFNKYENNDSYSNNTSSYADSTKSINASQDSNSENSFFDHDFSDISDHTQNINMTKQEIIKKEHIDNGYNENEKNKTMPIRYDYQLQEFIMEHYIYPLAVAKSHFNYFIIKDISFFILKELINKETPISYEEYLTEIEKEYNNKSTHEKDNTKKEQYQQISLKASKLLEEFHKFEKNMEVTSDPFNIKNFKNLI, encoded by the exons ATGAATTCTCCtactttaaaaataaaatacaatgACAATAATTATGGCAATGACAATgatgatgataataatataagaaataaaagtaaaaataaaaattttttttttcccaaAGATAAAAACCATGTAAATAGAAAAATCtctaaagataaaaattgtaataatataaatttttatgaagaAGAACCATATTTAgatgataaaattaatgatgtagattatataatattaataattcatgGGATAGGATCTAATGAagatttaattataaaccAATGTGAAGAtcttaaaaattgttttaaaattgtaaaaaaaatgtggtTTTTTGACCACCCTTTCAATATACACTTTCACATATTtaattggaaaaaatatatcattgaTGCTCAAATTCA CGTCTTCAAccgaataaatataaatacaatgGCCGAGACCAGAAAAATAGTAAACCTTTCCGCGGGTGATATTATATGCTTTTTACACCCACGATATGGGGATTACATAATgctaaatttatataatgacataaataaaacgtTGGAATCtctaaaaaat gATGAAAGTGGCAGATTTAAACACTCTAAGATATGTCTTTTGGGATATTCCCTAGGTAGTGCAATGGcatatgaaatattacaTAATATTAAGGTTCGAATAagtgataataatttgaaatatgagttaaaaagtaaaatagattatttatttatgctTGGTAGCCCATTAAGTGCGTTGCtatctttatataaaccagaatatataaatgatggtcttaaattaattagcggtttaaaattttataacataTTCCATGGTTTTGATCCGGTTGCATTTAGAATCGAACCATTAATATATCCGAAAgtgaataatatttctgatcctgttttaataaattattggAGAAATAATGGAGCAAGATATTGGTTTGAATgggataaaaatatgcaaaatgCTAAAATAGCTATTgtacaaaatttaaatgatattacATCTGCTATTACTAATGGGttctataaatttttatggaAATCCGAACCAAATACTGAAGAACAAGGTACACTAAATAAAAACCtttgttataataaatgtgaaagtaaagatataaatatgtttctATTAAAAGTAAAGGAAAATCAAAGAAAAATAGaaacaaataaacataaaaaaaaaaaaaaaaaaaaaaattctgaaaataatttgtcaaaaaatgataaaaaaatatgtgatgaaataaacaattttaataaatatgaaaataatgattcaTATTCAAATAACACATCTAGTTATGCCGATAGTACAAAAAGTATTAATGCATCTCAAGATTCAAATAGtgaaaattcattttttgatcATGATTTTAGTGATATTTCAGATCATactcaaaatataaatatgacaAAGCaagaaattattaaaaaagaacatATTGATAATGgctataatgaaaatgaaaaaaataagacaATGCCAATTAGATATGATTATCAGTTACAAGAATTTATAATGgaacattatatttatccatTAGCTGTAGCTAAATctcattttaattattttataattaaagatatatcattttttatattaaaagaattaataaataaagagaCACCAATAAGTTATGAAGAATATTTAACAGAGATTGAAaaggaatataataataaatcaacacatgaaaaagataataCTAAAAAAGAACAGTACCAACAAATTTCTTTAAAGGCTTCTAAACTATTAGAAGAATTCcataaatttgaaaaaaatatggaagtAACATCAGATCCTTTTAATATcaaaaatttcaaaaacCTTATTTAA
- a CDS encoding DNA/RNA-binding protein Alba 1, putative: protein MKKEREPIDEDEMRITSTGRMTNYVNYGAKILGEEDKKSLKIKATGNAIGKAVTLAEIIKRRFKGLHQITKCGSTVIADQYVSGQDNSEHVIQEKTVSYIDILLSRDQLDVKDAGYQPPLDEKYVKEMSPEEIVNSRPFRGRGFRPRFFRGFRGGGRGGFMRRGGGYKFFGDRMYDSRNGFRDGRGYGGSFGRGGGFRSGGGMGGNGRGGFRGFRDGRDGDYRSGRGFRGGRNGFRGGRALS from the coding sequence atgaagaaagaAAGAGAGCCAATAGACGAAGATGAAATGAGAATCACATCAACAGGTCGAATGACCAACTACGTGAACTATGGTGCAAAAATATTAGGAGAAGAAGATAAGAaaagtttaaaaattaaagccACGGGAAATGCCATTGGTAAAGCCGTAACTTTAGCAGAAATCATAAAAAGAAGATTTAAAGGATTACACCAAATAACAAAATGTGGTAGCACTGTTATTGCTGATCAATATGTAAGTGGTCAAGATAATAGCGAACATGTTATTCAAGAAAAAACAGTATCCTATATagacatattattatcaagaGATCAATTAGATGTAAAAGATGCAGGATATCAACCACCTTTAgatgaaaaatatgttaaagAAATGTCCCCTGAAGAAATTGTAAACAGTAGGCCATTTAGAGGAAGAGGTTTTAGACCCAGATTTTTCCGTGGGTTCAGAGGCGGTGGCCGTGGAGGCTTTATGAGAAGAGGAGGTGGATACAAATTCTTTGGTGACAGAATGTATGACAGTAGAAATGGATTTAGAGATGGTAGAGGATATGGTGGAAGTTTCGGACGTGGTGGTGGATTCAGATCCGGTGGAGGTATGGGAGGAAATGGAAGAGGTGGCTTTAGGGGATTCAGAGATGGAAGAGACGGAGATTACAGAAGTGGACGTGGATTCAGAGGAGGTAGAAATGGATTCAGAGGTGGCAGAGCCTTATCATAA
- a CDS encoding ATPase, putative, with amino-acid sequence MLHEKLKAYISNIITDNQMIEKHHDEKTNLQNVLNNMYLIENALKKTNNKLFRRISQTQLKKIILCILKNDDQDEASYTQIDKSKKKLQNKSKHTYTSDSSQTSNEQNDKAKKILKSEKKKKKKKKKMYQEINMGLDIGTNIEHDGNSDKIEKYGYDQINNENVEGNKIKTNLIKIKGEENSSINTNLSNVKICIDNNITNLNTYKGINNIKKDIYYSIVYPYKYRNDNFNTIININGINGSGKTSLAYAIAGECDSHFFYIKLPEYVRYLSNDNKNNKLRILFEQIKKEYNKCILCIDDMDILFNSKDDTIDIYIFTYLLNLFDNTNIVIILLSINKPYDTILYSKIQKFISMPIPTYEDRIEILQNLSQNLEINFDVLYTASITYGFNRAQIYDILNESKNLFIYNHVLYDKTTPYFVNSKKDELSINMSGNEDDNYDPSLKIEPSDTTHYEGEEKDPNFVEENSLNYVNNEIENDGNDGNTNSVKELKNGEETEKVTNLAKRKERNNNDYVDIYIKEKKQKKIIPININNDIIYESIKNIKKKITTQNICEVPNINLDNIGSLKNIKKILETKFILPVKYSNIYKHLGINKSMGILLYGPPGCGKTMLAKAISNEMKANFIAIKGPEILNKYVGESEKKVREIFSYASTYKPCLIFFDEIDSICINRDNNKTAAASDRVVNQLLTEMDGLSQREGIYIIATTNRPDIIDKALLRTGRFDQLIYVSLPKYQGRIDILKKLSKNMPLDKDIDFKKISILTKGYSGADLHGVLRESAFIALQECRDKIDRFNYKSNGPTPLIPSNIEHTQKEKQNCFTTTLENTLNPVLNKNYYDTYILNENYNQPNDNKMDYANPKSLEHYSSENGETINNEINNPCITDQTICDAVQNKIMTFEEENKTLGEIKMEERQKEEEENNNKDNFLYKIEDLKNENLQEKDKNNLIYEFIQKNKNILAIKQKHILRAINIVPRSVTKKQMKYYKEISKKFK; translated from the coding sequence ATGCTTCATGAAAAGTTAAaagcatatatatcaaatataataacagATAATCAGATGATTGAAAAACATcatgatgaaaaaacaaacttacaaaatgttttaaataatatgtaccTTATAGAAAATGCgctaaaaaaaacaaacaataAACTATTTAGGCGTATAAGTCAAActcaattaaaaaaaattattttatgtatattaaaaaatgatgatcaAGATGAGGCATCTTATACACAAATtgataaatcaaaaaagaAACTCCAAAACAAATCCAAACATACTTATACAAGCGATTCGAGTCAAACCAGtaatgaacaaaatgataaagcgaaaaaaattttgaaaagtgaaaaaaaaaaaaaaaaaaaaaaaaaaaaaatgtatcaagaaataaatatgggATTAGACATAGGAACAAATATCGAACATGATGGTAATTCtgataaaattgaaaaatatggatatgatcaaataaataatgaaaatgttgaaggaaataaaataaaaaccaatttaattaaaataaaaggagAAGAAAATAGTTCTATAAATACCAACTTAagtaatgtaaaaatatgtatagataataatataacaaatttaaatacatataaaggaataaataatataaaaaaagatatatattatagtaTAGTTTATccttataaatatagaaatgataattttaatactattatcaatattaaTGGTATTAATGGATCAGGTAAAACATCATTAGCATATGCTATTGCAGGTGAATGTGAtagccattttttttacataaaattaCCTGAATATGTAAGGTATTTatcaaatgataataaaaataataaattaagaatattatttgaacaaataaaaaaagaatataataaatgtatattatgtattGATGATAtggatattttatttaattcaaaaGATGATAcaatagatatatatatatttacttatttattaaacttatttgataatacaaatatagttataatattattaagtaTTAATAAACCATATGAtactatattatattcaaaaattcaaaaatttatatctatGCCAATACCTACTTATGAAGATCGAATTgaaattttacaaaatttatcTCAAAACTTAGAAATCAATTTTGATGTTCTTTATACTGCTTCAATTACTTATGGTTTCAATAGGGCACAAATATATGACATACTAAATGAGTCGAAAAATCTGTTTATATACAATCATGTACTATATGATAAAACTACTCCCTATTTTGTGAATAGTAAAAAGGATGAGCTATCTATAAACATGTCTGGAAATGAAGACGACAATTATGATCCCtctttaaaaatagaaCCTAGTGATACTACACATTATGAAGGCGAAGAAAAAGATCCTAACTTTGTCGAAGAAAATTCTCTAAACTATGTAAACAATgaaatagaaaatgatgGAAATGATGGAAATACAAATTCGGTGAAGGAGTTAAAAAATGGGGAAGAGACCGAAAAAGTAACAAATTTggcaaaaagaaaagaaaggaataataatgattatgtagatatttatataaaagaaaaaaaacaaaaaaaaataattcctataaatataaataatgatataatttatgaaagcataaaaaatataaagaaaaaaattacaacacaaaatatatgtgaagtaccaaatataaatttagatAATATTGGATCTTTAaagaatattaaaaaaatattagaaaccaaatttattttacctgtaaaatattctaatatatataagcatttaggtataaataaaagtatgggaatattattatatggcCCACCAGGGTGTGGAAAAACTATGCTAGCCAAAGCTATTAGTAATGAAATGAAAGCAAATTTTATTGCCATAAAGGGACctgaaattttaaataaatatgttggtgaaagtgaaaaaaaagttcgAGAAATTTTTTCCTACGCTTCAACATATAAACCatgtttaatattttttgatgaaATTGATAgtatatgtattaatagagataataataaaacagcTGCTGCATCCGATAGAGTAGTAAATCAATTATTAACAGAAATGGATGGATTATCACAAAGAGaaggaatatatattattgcaACTACAAATAGACCAGACATTATTGATAAAGCATTATTAAGAACTGGTAGATTTGATCaacttatatatgtatcatTACCTAAATATCAAGGAAGAATTGATAtcctaaaaaaattatcaaaaaatatgccaTTAGATAAAGATATCGATTTTAAGAAAATTTCTATTCTAACAAAAGGTTATAGTGGGGCTGATTTGCATGGGGTATTAAGAGAAAGTGCCTTTATAGCTCTTCAAGAATGTAGAGACAAAATTGATcgatttaattataaatcgAATGGGCCTACACCATTAATACCTTCAAATATTGAACATActcaaaaagaaaaacaaaattgcTTTACTACAACTTTAGAGAATACTTTAAACCctgttttaaataaaaattattatgatacatatattttaaatgaaaattataaccAACCAAATGACAATAAAATGGATTATGCTAATCCAAAAAGTTTAGAACATTATAGTTCTGAAAATGGGgaaacaataaataatgaaattaataatCCTTGTATAACCGATCAAACTATTTGTGATGCtgtacaaaataaaattatgacaTTTGAGgaggaaaataaaacattaggggaaataaaaatggaagaaagacaaaaagaagaagaagaaaacaataataaagataattttctttacaaaattgaagatttaaaaaatgaaaatcttcaagaaaaagataaaaataatttaatatatgaatttattcaaaaaaataaaaacatattagcaattaaacaaaaacatATACTCCGAGCTATTAATATTGTCCCTCGTAGTGTTAccaaaaaacaaatgaaatattataaagagataagcaaaaaatttaaataa